One Watersipora subatra chromosome 4, tzWatSuba1.1, whole genome shotgun sequence genomic window carries:
- the LOC137394652 gene encoding EF-hand calcium-binding domain-containing protein 10-like — MAAKDRTNAFIDEKEQNGNPREKEALEYIKKHKIVELFDNFTAQMLFTRPSDPRVFLMERLQKLIKSRAVNLDPPAHFDKTNIDSVFGMMDPTKKGFINVEQYKAGMTTLGISEFDHSPPGTQLDKISMDTFGREARKGVAKEAATYYAKPDPRSI, encoded by the exons ATGGCTGCCAAAGATCGAACAAACGCCTTTATTGATGAAAAAGAACAGAATGGAAATCCTAGAGAAAAGGAAGCGTTAGAGTAcatcaaaaaacataaaatcGTAGAACTATTTGACAACTTCACAGCACAAATGTTATTCACAAGACCAT CTGACCCTCGTGTCTTTTTGATGGAGAGACTACAGAAGCTTATTAAGAGCCGAGCAGTGAATCTCGACCCTCCAGCACATTTTGACAAGACAAATATTGACTCCGTGTTTGGAATGATGGATCCCACAAAAAAAGGATTCATCAATGTTGAACAATATAAAGCAG GTATGACGACCTTAGGAATTTCTGAGTTTGATCACAGTCCCCCTGGGACACAGCTAGACAAAATAAGCATGGACACATTTGGAAGGGAAGC AAGAAAGGGAGTTGCCAAAGAAGCTGCAACGTACTATGCCAAGCCAGATCCAAGATCCATATAA